GACAACATGCACTCCCCCACTGTGTGTACTTGTTCCGAACACATACGCGTAACCGGTATCTTCGTTGATATGTATGGTATGAGCATTGCTGAATGCCCCTGCATTATTACCTGCGAAGTAACGTGTATTCGCACTGAACGTAATAGGCGTGCCACTGTAATTACGCAGGTTGGTCAGATCAAATACCTGCATGCCATGGTTCCCATTGCCATCGGAAATAACGTAAGCATAATTCTGATAAGTTTTGAGTTCTCTCCATACTGAGGTTCCTGTCGCAGATGGCAATCTACCAACATAGACAGGGTTGGCAGGATTCGTCACATCGACAAAGGATGTACCGTTATTGAGTCCAAATAGTGCGTAGTTCCGGGGACCACCGGGAGCAGTAGCATCAGTCCAACCCCAGATGGCGCTACCCAGGGTATTGGGATCGGCATTCATGACAGAAAGCGGGACGCGCGAATGCATCTTCACACCAAAGCCATTGAAAGGCAGATTGGAACCAAACTCCGGTGGCGCGCTGCCACCTCCACAACCACAATTACAACCGCCATTAGAACCACAGGGGCCACTATTACTTCCACAGCCGCACTGTGAGTAAGCAATAGCAGGCAGACAGAACAGAATCAACACAACCAAAACGATGTTACGCATGATGCACACCTTGCTTAAAGTGAAGCTCAGGTGATGATAAATACATGAAAACACAGATGCAAGTAAATTTTGATAATAACTGAAATCAGTAAAATATTCGCTCCTCAGCGTAATCCATTCCCAAGCTCCCTATGGGATTTCCGTTCTGATTTGGTAAATCAACTTCATGCTGAGAACAAGCACCACACAATAGCAAATTCGCAAATTGGGAGGCTGACATGAACGTTTCGATCACGTTCTGCATGATGTGAAATTACACGCCACAGGCCGTCAGTTTGGCGACCTCTTTACTAAATACCTACCGACAGAACATTCAACAACTGAAGTTGATACCCTCGGGAGGTGGAGTTTTTGAAGTTGAAGTCAATGGCATTCTGATTCATTCCAAGAAAGCTACTCGATCATTTCCCAATGAAAACGAGTTGTTTTCGGAGTTGAAGAAACAAGGATTCCAAGCTGCATAATCATCTTGATGAGCAACATCTAACCACTTCTGCAGTCGAATTTCTACGTTAACCTCATGTGGCATGCTTGG
This genomic stretch from Planctomycetia bacterium harbors:
- a CDS encoding Rdx family protein, which translates into the protein MATSLLNTYRQNIQQLKLIPSGGGVFEVEVNGILIHSKKATRSFPNENELFSELKKQGFQAA